A region from the uncultured Holophaga sp. genome encodes:
- a CDS encoding DUF6485 family protein, with amino-acid sequence MASCKGDASKCACTYLACDKRGNCCACVSYHKTKDEVPGCFFSAEGEKSYDRSRANFVRDAARR; translated from the coding sequence ATGGCTTCCTGCAAGGGTGATGCTTCCAAGTGCGCCTGTACCTACCTGGCCTGCGACAAGCGCGGCAACTGCTGTGCCTGTGTGAGCTACCACAAGACCAAGGACGAGGTCCCCGGCTGCTTCTTCAGCGCCGAGGGTGAGAAGAGCTATGACCGCTCCCGAGCGAACTTCGTGAGGGACGCCGCCAGGCGCTGA
- a CDS encoding dicarboxylate/amino acid:cation symporter has product MKVPFRNLYVQVLFAVLCGTILGALCPEWAVAMKPFGDGFIKLVKMLITPIVFTTVVTGIARMGDLRKVGRVGLKGILYFETLTTLALIIGLTVARVVKPGSGMHIDPATLDTRAIASYTTGSKALNTVDFLLHIIPSDVMDAFARGDILQVLLFAILFGVALASVRSHQAAVLDFMDGASHALFRIVALVMHLAPLGAFGAMAFTVGKYGLWTLLSLGKLIACFYCTSLLFIVVVLGLVLRWVGLGLLPFLRYIKEEILIVLGTSSSESALPLMMQKMERLGCSRPVVGLVIPMGYSFNLDGTCIYLTLATLFIAYATGTPMTLFQELQILVVLLLTSKGAAAVTGGGFITLAATLSAVGNLPVAGLTLLLGIDRFMSEVRAITNLIGNGVASVAVSHWEGELELEKARRVLARKTEEGG; this is encoded by the coding sequence TTGAAAGTCCCCTTCCGGAACCTCTACGTGCAGGTTCTCTTCGCGGTGCTCTGCGGGACGATCCTGGGGGCGCTGTGCCCCGAGTGGGCCGTGGCCATGAAGCCCTTCGGGGACGGCTTCATCAAGCTGGTCAAGATGCTCATCACACCCATCGTCTTCACCACGGTGGTCACGGGCATCGCCCGCATGGGGGACCTGCGGAAGGTGGGCCGGGTGGGCCTCAAGGGGATCCTCTACTTCGAGACCCTCACGACCCTGGCGCTCATCATCGGTCTCACCGTGGCCAGGGTGGTCAAGCCAGGTTCGGGTATGCACATTGACCCCGCCACCCTGGACACCCGCGCCATCGCCAGCTATACCACTGGGTCGAAAGCGCTGAACACTGTGGACTTCCTGCTGCACATCATCCCCTCGGATGTCATGGATGCCTTTGCACGGGGGGACATCCTGCAGGTGCTGCTCTTCGCCATCCTCTTCGGCGTGGCCCTGGCTTCGGTGCGGAGTCACCAGGCTGCAGTACTGGATTTCATGGATGGAGCGAGCCATGCCCTCTTCCGAATCGTGGCCCTGGTCATGCACCTGGCCCCCCTGGGGGCCTTCGGAGCCATGGCCTTTACCGTGGGGAAGTACGGGCTCTGGACCCTGCTCAGCCTGGGGAAGCTCATCGCCTGCTTCTACTGCACCAGTCTCCTCTTCATCGTGGTGGTGCTGGGACTGGTGCTGCGCTGGGTGGGGCTGGGTCTTCTCCCTTTCCTGCGCTATATCAAGGAGGAAATCCTCATCGTCCTGGGGACCTCCTCTTCAGAGTCGGCGCTTCCCTTGATGATGCAGAAGATGGAGCGGCTGGGCTGCTCCAGGCCCGTGGTGGGGCTGGTGATACCCATGGGTTACTCCTTCAATCTGGACGGCACCTGCATCTACCTCACCCTGGCGACCCTCTTCATCGCCTATGCGACGGGCACCCCCATGACCCTCTTCCAGGAACTCCAGATCCTGGTGGTGCTGCTGCTCACTTCCAAGGGGGCGGCGGCCGTGACGGGAGGAGGCTTCATCACTCTGGCAGCGACCCTGAGCGCAGTGGGGAACCTGCCTGTGGCCGGTCTGACGCTGCTGCTGGGGATCGACCGTTTCATGTCCGAGGTCAGGGCCATCACGAACCTGATCGGCAATGGCGTGGCCAGCGTGGCGGTCTCCCACTGGGAGGGGGAACTGGAGCTGGAAAAGGCCAGGAGGGTTCTGGCCCGCAAGACGGAAGAAGGGGGCTGA
- a CDS encoding cache domain-containing protein, whose protein sequence is MDTSVIEDNRERLLKSIPVVNSYISRFGNIHFLWSGAITAGLIETGGMSDEASLLFSPLIKDMGATQARYGETQKQLVDAILFEMVKKTVLELSDAAKFAINILKRNLFERTADVGYLATDAEIIRFLKEADPERDPARLREQAGVLRGRLADYQREYTVYDEILILDIQGRVLANLDPGNGAACVADALVGEALSRKGDPPYVESYGESDLRQGAGRVLLYGQRIQEPDCAAPLGVLCLSFDFRDEMERIFLDLGQGNSRIVVAIVDASGKVMACNRSGLFSPGVQVPVDLESGFRLLDFGQRTYLVSMVATDGYQGFMGLTWYALAMVDLEGAFRTGSTRSALDQALDGEIKSLSSDLDAIRHASEELLERMKLDGINGQVKASRFEARGFVEVLHFVAWIGEEINGLFASAVRELQDTVLASLLGNVQFRAFQGNNIADRNLYERANDVCWWALTPRFRQLLARHRGCPLDAGELASLSGSLQYINNLYTPYLRLVLADQDGVVLAVSEPPEGVEERILDPGLPRGQAFVGQRLDPVLVKAALGLGSSRDYCVSDFTPSSLYGGRPTYVFSTAVRDPEDERSPVGVIQIVFDAEPQFRAMLEDILPRDENRRPLDGSFAVFVDRERRIVASTCPDHRVGGLLPLEDEGFRLPRGERCSRLIQLEGVSYVMGLQVSEGYREYKREDGHCNDLICMVFVPI, encoded by the coding sequence ATGGATACCAGTGTGATCGAGGACAACCGGGAGCGTCTGCTCAAGTCGATTCCCGTGGTCAACAGCTACATCAGCCGTTTCGGCAATATCCACTTCCTCTGGTCCGGCGCCATCACAGCCGGCCTGATTGAAACAGGCGGGATGAGCGACGAGGCCTCCCTGCTCTTCAGCCCCCTTATCAAGGACATGGGCGCCACCCAGGCCAGGTACGGCGAGACCCAGAAGCAGCTGGTGGATGCCATCCTCTTCGAGATGGTCAAGAAGACCGTTCTTGAGCTGTCGGATGCGGCCAAGTTCGCCATCAACATCCTCAAGCGGAACCTCTTCGAGCGGACGGCCGATGTGGGCTATCTGGCCACCGACGCCGAGATCATCCGCTTCCTGAAGGAGGCGGATCCGGAGCGCGATCCCGCCCGCTTGCGGGAGCAGGCCGGGGTGCTGCGCGGTCGCCTGGCGGACTACCAGCGGGAATACACGGTCTATGACGAGATCCTGATCCTCGACATCCAGGGGCGGGTACTGGCGAATCTGGACCCGGGCAACGGGGCCGCCTGCGTAGCGGATGCTCTGGTGGGCGAGGCCCTCTCCCGGAAGGGGGATCCGCCCTATGTCGAATCCTATGGGGAATCCGACCTGCGGCAGGGTGCGGGCCGTGTGCTGCTCTATGGGCAGCGGATCCAGGAACCGGACTGCGCCGCTCCCCTGGGGGTGCTCTGTCTCTCTTTTGACTTCCGGGACGAGATGGAGCGGATCTTCCTTGATCTGGGTCAAGGCAACTCCAGGATCGTGGTGGCCATCGTCGATGCGTCGGGGAAGGTCATGGCCTGTAACCGCAGCGGTCTGTTTTCCCCAGGGGTCCAGGTCCCTGTGGACCTGGAGTCCGGGTTCAGGCTTCTCGACTTCGGGCAGCGCACCTACCTGGTCAGCATGGTCGCCACCGACGGTTACCAGGGCTTCATGGGGCTCACTTGGTACGCCCTTGCCATGGTGGATCTCGAAGGGGCCTTCCGGACGGGTTCGACCCGGAGTGCCCTGGATCAGGCCCTGGATGGAGAGATCAAGAGTCTCTCCTCGGACCTGGACGCCATCCGTCATGCCTCTGAGGAGCTGTTGGAGCGGATGAAGCTCGACGGGATCAATGGGCAGGTCAAAGCCTCCCGCTTCGAGGCCCGGGGTTTCGTGGAGGTGCTGCACTTCGTCGCGTGGATCGGCGAGGAGATCAACGGACTCTTCGCCTCGGCAGTCCGGGAACTCCAGGACACCGTGCTGGCCTCCCTTCTGGGCAATGTCCAGTTCCGGGCCTTCCAGGGCAACAACATCGCGGACCGCAACCTCTACGAGCGGGCCAATGATGTCTGCTGGTGGGCCCTGACACCCCGATTCCGACAGCTCCTCGCCCGCCATCGGGGTTGCCCGCTCGATGCCGGGGAGCTGGCCAGCCTCTCCGGGTCCCTGCAGTACATCAACAATCTCTATACGCCTTACCTGCGGCTGGTGCTGGCGGACCAGGACGGTGTGGTCCTGGCGGTCTCCGAGCCCCCCGAGGGGGTGGAGGAGCGGATCCTGGATCCCGGGCTGCCCCGGGGGCAGGCCTTCGTGGGGCAGCGCCTGGATCCGGTGCTGGTCAAGGCAGCCCTCGGGCTCGGCTCCAGCCGGGACTACTGCGTCTCGGACTTCACCCCCTCGTCTCTCTATGGGGGGCGTCCCACCTATGTCTTCAGCACGGCAGTGAGGGACCCGGAGGACGAGAGGAGCCCCGTGGGGGTGATCCAGATTGTCTTTGACGCGGAGCCCCAGTTCCGGGCCATGCTGGAGGACATCCTCCCCAGGGATGAGAACAGGCGTCCCCTGGACGGGAGCTTTGCAGTCTTTGTGGACCGGGAGCGGCGGATCGTCGCCTCCACCTGTCCGGATCATCGGGTGGGGGGCCTCCTTCCCCTGGAGGATGAGGGCTTCCGCTTGCCCCGGGGAGAGCGGTGTTCCCGGCTCATCCAGCTGGAGGGGGTCTCCTACGTGATGGGGTTGCAGGTCTCCGAGGGCTACCGGGAATACAAGCGGGAGGACGGTCACTGCAACGATCTGATCTGCATGGTCTTCGTTCCGATCTGA
- a CDS encoding cyclase family protein, giving the protein MPILDLSHPLQPGMPLFPGTPEPVLIPLATVEQEGYGERWLGFASHAGTHMDAPAHLLPGGRHLDDFPLDHFEGPGLALDLKGPLEVPPGFRFLLLRTGWEHRWGSPSYFEGFPVLAEETATRIAGLGLSGVGIDAPSFDPVDSVELPVHRILLRAGLCLIENLRGLEALGDRPFRFSALPLPLPRAEGSPVRATARLD; this is encoded by the coding sequence ATGCCCATCCTCGACCTCAGCCACCCCCTCCAGCCCGGCATGCCCCTCTTCCCGGGGACCCCGGAGCCCGTCCTGATCCCCCTGGCCACCGTGGAACAGGAGGGCTACGGCGAGCGCTGGCTGGGCTTCGCCTCTCACGCCGGCACCCACATGGACGCCCCGGCCCATCTGCTTCCCGGGGGCCGGCACCTGGATGACTTCCCCCTTGACCACTTCGAAGGACCGGGCCTGGCCCTGGACCTGAAGGGTCCCCTGGAGGTGCCCCCTGGCTTCCGCTTCCTCCTCCTGCGCACCGGCTGGGAGCACCGCTGGGGAAGTCCCAGCTATTTCGAGGGCTTCCCGGTTCTCGCGGAAGAGACCGCCACCCGGATTGCGGGACTGGGCCTCTCCGGAGTCGGCATCGACGCCCCCTCCTTCGACCCTGTGGACAGCGTGGAGCTTCCTGTCCACCGCATCCTCCTCAGGGCCGGGCTCTGCCTGATCGAAAACCTGAGGGGTCTGGAGGCCCTTGGAGACCGCCCCTTCCGCTTCAGCGCCCTGCCCCTGCCCCTGCCCCGGGCTGAGGGCTCCCCCGTCCGGGCGACGGCGAGGCTGGACTGA
- a CDS encoding segregation/condensation protein A, producing MDATPQPPAFEPPKGFESKFRDLPLRLAAFEGPLDLLLYLIREHKLEILDLPMAEVTRQYMDFLLLMEELNLEIAAEFVAMAAHLLQIKSRMLLPLPPKEDGEEEDPREELVQRLLDYQKVKEAAQELAGRESEWRHVVFTQGLDIQEHARVEEEPIQATLSDLLGAYRDALKRLLPPPPVEVRTPPKTLEDRIAEVVGLLGGERWASFSGLLGSAPTREELVLTFLALLELVRTGRIRLVQGEAFGEIRVQAS from the coding sequence ATGGACGCCACCCCCCAGCCCCCCGCCTTCGAGCCCCCCAAGGGCTTCGAGAGCAAGTTCCGGGATCTGCCCCTGCGGCTGGCGGCCTTCGAGGGGCCTCTGGATCTCCTGCTCTACCTCATCCGGGAGCACAAGCTGGAGATCCTGGACCTCCCCATGGCGGAGGTCACCCGTCAGTACATGGACTTCCTGCTGCTCATGGAGGAGCTGAACCTGGAGATTGCCGCGGAGTTCGTGGCCATGGCGGCCCATCTCCTGCAGATCAAATCCCGGATGCTTCTGCCCCTGCCCCCCAAGGAGGATGGCGAAGAGGAGGATCCCCGCGAGGAGCTGGTGCAGCGCCTGCTGGACTACCAGAAGGTGAAGGAGGCGGCTCAGGAGCTGGCCGGGCGTGAGAGCGAGTGGCGCCATGTGGTCTTCACCCAGGGCTTGGACATCCAGGAGCACGCCCGGGTGGAGGAGGAGCCCATCCAGGCCACCCTCTCCGATCTGCTGGGGGCCTACCGGGATGCCCTGAAGCGGCTCCTGCCCCCTCCCCCCGTGGAGGTCCGCACACCTCCCAAGACCCTGGAAGACCGCATCGCAGAGGTGGTGGGCCTCCTGGGCGGGGAGCGCTGGGCCTCCTTCAGCGGCCTGCTGGGCAGCGCCCCCACGCGGGAGGAGCTTGTCCTCACCTTCCTGGCCCTGCTGGAGCTGGTGCGGACCGGACGGATCCGCCTGGTGCAGGGAGAGGCCTTCGGGGAGATCCGGGTGCAGGCGAGCTGA
- a CDS encoding tetratricopeptide repeat protein, translating into MDVKELIETGESHRRRKAFSAAVESFSRALELEPKNPLALRGLADAYRGLRDYPGCIRAMERFLAEKPRDVSALVRMADAQKRMKNREEALRFYQQALQMSPDNRHALMGLGDLHYHEKNLEKALDYWEPLLKLDPGLVTLQTMVGNIHRKQLRFAQARDAFQAALQNEPANPYAIFGMADALRGLGEFEQAAPYWRIMLKLDPENQQVMSRAGDCFLRLGILEEAEALFRKSLTLRFEKPAARGLARTYLRMGSPDKAVECLRALLDRNPDDTQTALLLADTLAETSGTESARAFLQQELERRPDTRELEKALSRLA; encoded by the coding sequence ATGGACGTCAAGGAACTGATCGAGACAGGTGAGAGTCATCGTAGGCGCAAGGCCTTCAGCGCAGCCGTGGAGAGCTTCTCCCGGGCCCTGGAGCTGGAGCCCAAGAACCCCCTGGCCCTCCGGGGCCTGGCCGATGCCTACCGCGGCCTCCGGGACTACCCCGGCTGCATCAGAGCCATGGAGCGCTTCCTCGCCGAAAAGCCGCGGGATGTCTCAGCCCTGGTCCGCATGGCGGATGCCCAGAAGCGGATGAAGAACCGCGAGGAGGCGCTCCGCTTCTACCAGCAGGCCCTGCAGATGAGCCCGGACAACCGCCACGCCCTCATGGGACTGGGGGACCTCCATTACCACGAGAAGAACCTGGAGAAAGCCCTGGACTACTGGGAACCGCTTCTGAAGCTCGACCCGGGGCTGGTCACCCTCCAGACCATGGTCGGCAACATCCATCGCAAGCAGCTCCGCTTCGCCCAGGCCAGAGACGCCTTCCAGGCCGCCCTCCAGAACGAGCCGGCCAATCCCTATGCGATCTTCGGCATGGCGGACGCCCTCCGCGGCCTGGGGGAGTTCGAGCAGGCGGCCCCCTACTGGCGGATCATGCTCAAGTTGGACCCTGAGAACCAGCAGGTCATGAGCCGGGCCGGGGACTGTTTCCTGCGCCTCGGCATCCTGGAGGAGGCGGAGGCACTCTTCAGGAAGTCCCTCACCCTCCGGTTTGAAAAGCCCGCGGCCAGGGGCCTGGCCAGGACCTACCTCCGTATGGGCAGCCCTGACAAGGCAGTCGAGTGCCTCAGAGCATTGCTGGACCGGAACCCGGATGACACCCAGACCGCTTTGCTGCTGGCTGATACCCTGGCCGAGACCTCTGGGACTGAAAGCGCCCGGGCCTTCCTCCAGCAGGAGCTGGAACGCCGCCCCGACACCCGGGAGCTGGAGAAGGCTCTGAGCCGTCTGGCCTGA
- a CDS encoding response regulator transcription factor, with protein sequence MGAANPKVLITDDDAPTRLLLRAALVRDGFGVLEADSGEEALACCQRERPSLVVLDIGLPGLDGLEVCRALRTLEPRVGILMLTTQGEDRDKIRGLDFGADDYMVKPFHPGEFLARVRAVLRRVPSGAEGGLPLEYQAIRVDPRTRKVHQGNSELKLTPREYKLLTLLLANQGRALSREEITTALWGANHFGSPKLLDVYVRRLREKIEDAPSDPQLIQTVRGFGYICP encoded by the coding sequence ATGGGCGCTGCCAATCCCAAGGTCCTGATCACGGATGACGATGCCCCCACCCGGCTTCTCCTCCGGGCGGCCCTTGTGCGGGATGGCTTCGGGGTCCTGGAGGCCGACAGCGGCGAGGAGGCCCTGGCGTGCTGCCAACGGGAGCGGCCCTCTCTGGTGGTGCTGGACATCGGTCTGCCCGGGCTGGATGGGCTTGAGGTCTGCCGGGCCCTCCGGACCCTCGAGCCCCGGGTGGGCATCCTCATGCTGACCACCCAGGGGGAGGACCGGGACAAGATCCGCGGACTCGACTTCGGGGCCGATGACTACATGGTCAAACCCTTCCATCCCGGTGAGTTCCTGGCCAGGGTGCGGGCCGTGCTCCGGAGGGTCCCCTCCGGGGCGGAGGGGGGGCTGCCGCTCGAATACCAGGCGATCCGGGTGGACCCCAGGACCCGCAAGGTCCACCAGGGGAACAGCGAGCTGAAGCTCACCCCCCGGGAGTACAAGCTCCTGACCCTGCTCCTGGCCAACCAGGGCAGGGCGCTGAGCCGGGAGGAGATCACGACAGCCCTCTGGGGAGCCAACCACTTCGGCAGCCCCAAGCTCCTGGATGTCTATGTGCGCAGGCTCCGGGAGAAGATCGAGGACGCCCCCTCCGACCCCCAGCTCATCCAGACGGTTCGGGGCTTCGGTTACATCTGTCCCTGA
- a CDS encoding cobalamin-dependent protein (Presence of a B(12) (cobalamin)-binding domain implies dependence on cobalamin itself, in one of its several forms, or in some unusual lineages, dependence on a cobalamin-like analog.) yields MPRFLVEAFASLDEDQVQEGIRRLLAEGQRPRDILAMLQMGMEIVSRRFDRGDYALAELFAGTALLHQGLELLGLSLTRPRAGRLGTLLLGSVHDRHDLGKNLVAAILGAGGVRVVDIGSELGPRELTRAVRRHLPAFVGLSCASSMGLPTLRACVEAAREAVAEGPRILVGGAACLPQTAAWAGADIYCRTPGEALLYCRAIFSRWRVL; encoded by the coding sequence ATGCCCAGATTCCTGGTGGAAGCGTTCGCGAGTCTGGACGAGGACCAGGTCCAGGAGGGGATCCGCCGCCTCCTGGCTGAGGGTCAGAGGCCCCGGGACATCCTGGCCATGCTCCAGATGGGCATGGAGATTGTGAGCCGTCGCTTTGACCGGGGGGACTACGCCCTGGCGGAGCTCTTCGCGGGGACCGCTCTGCTCCACCAGGGGCTGGAGTTGCTGGGGCTATCCCTCACGCGCCCCAGGGCTGGGCGCCTGGGCACCCTGCTGCTGGGCTCGGTCCACGACCGCCATGACCTGGGCAAGAACCTGGTCGCCGCCATCCTGGGGGCCGGGGGGGTGCGTGTCGTCGATATTGGCTCGGAGTTGGGCCCCAGGGAGCTCACCCGGGCTGTCCGAAGGCATCTGCCCGCCTTCGTCGGCCTCTCCTGCGCCTCCTCCATGGGGCTGCCCACCCTCAGGGCCTGTGTGGAGGCGGCCCGAGAGGCGGTGGCTGAAGGTCCCCGGATTCTGGTGGGGGGAGCCGCCTGTCTCCCCCAGACAGCCGCCTGGGCCGGGGCCGACATCTACTGCAGGACTCCGGGTGAGGCGCTGCTCTACTGCAGGGCCATCTTTTCACGGTGGCGGGTGCTCTGA
- a CDS encoding methyltetrahydrofolate cobalamin methyltransferase: MMIIGELINTSRKAVREAVEARDAAYIQKVALEQVEAGATYLDVNCGNMVGQELELMKWLVDTIQEVTDHPLCIDSPDEKALEVGLKLLKPGYKPFINSINMESHRWKAVLPLVKAFQAKVVALCIEDAGMPTTAEDRLRIATALVEGLTQEGVAIDDIYIDPLVKPLSTSDKSGVEVLESIKLIRTRFPEVHFTCGLSNISHGLPNRPVLNRLMVVQTMTVGMDGYILNPCDKAMMGMIYASQALLGRDKFCGKYLKAHRKGLYE; encoded by the coding sequence ATGATGATTATCGGCGAACTCATCAATACCAGCCGGAAGGCTGTCCGCGAGGCCGTGGAGGCGCGGGATGCCGCGTACATCCAGAAGGTCGCGCTGGAGCAGGTCGAGGCCGGAGCCACCTACCTGGATGTCAACTGCGGCAACATGGTCGGGCAGGAACTGGAGCTCATGAAGTGGCTGGTGGACACCATTCAGGAGGTCACGGATCACCCCCTCTGCATCGACAGCCCCGATGAGAAGGCGCTCGAGGTGGGTCTGAAGCTGCTCAAACCTGGGTACAAGCCCTTCATCAATTCCATCAACATGGAGTCCCATCGCTGGAAGGCTGTCCTTCCGCTGGTCAAGGCTTTCCAGGCCAAGGTGGTGGCCCTCTGCATCGAGGATGCGGGTATGCCCACCACCGCCGAAGATCGGCTCCGTATCGCCACCGCCTTGGTGGAGGGGCTCACCCAGGAGGGGGTGGCCATCGACGACATCTACATCGATCCCCTGGTGAAGCCCCTCAGCACCAGCGACAAGAGCGGTGTGGAGGTGCTGGAGTCCATCAAGCTCATCCGGACCCGCTTCCCCGAAGTCCACTTCACCTGCGGCCTCAGCAACATCTCCCACGGGCTCCCCAATCGCCCTGTCCTCAACCGCCTCATGGTGGTCCAGACCATGACCGTCGGGATGGATGGCTACATTCTCAACCCCTGCGACAAGGCCATGATGGGCATGATCTACGCTTCCCAGGCCCTCCTGGGGCGGGACAAGTTCTGCGGAAAGTACCTGAAGGCCCACCGCAAGGGCCTCTACGAGTAG
- the hisD gene encoding histidinol dehydrogenase: MLIPDPLEVHRCYFISILELTDRAELPSWVAALARSAETEEATRQTVATILGELRTEGVPAAIRWTERLDRVNLDPATLRVPDAALQEARRRLDAERPELMDALRAMIASIRRFAEGQRTCLQDLTLPLPGGGTVGERWVPLKRAGVYIPGGRAFYPSTLAMTVIPAQVAGVERIVGVTPPKPEPTFEGAWGIDPLVLACAAELGLSELYPFGGAQGLGFLAYGEPAVDILTGPGNRFVSEAKRQLVGTCGIDALAGPTELLVIADGSANPAWVAEDLLGQAEHDPDAAAVLLSEDRNLLESVAKELAERIEASPRRAILEQSIQTHGRLIRADRELIVAFAQAWAPEHLEVSVKDPESWLPDLTTASALFLGTHTAEAFGDYGAGPNHVLPTDRSARFASPLGVATYLKRQSVLNLAPADAAAMAPWVDRLAQAEGLVHHGRSAALRSGHNQ, translated from the coding sequence ATGCTGATTCCGGACCCCTTAGAGGTGCATAGGTGTTACTTCATCTCCATTCTTGAACTGACCGACCGGGCCGAGCTGCCCAGCTGGGTGGCCGCCCTCGCACGCAGTGCGGAGACCGAAGAGGCCACCCGTCAGACTGTCGCCACCATTTTGGGCGAGCTGCGCACCGAAGGTGTGCCCGCCGCCATCCGGTGGACCGAGCGTCTGGACAGGGTGAACCTCGATCCCGCGACCCTCCGCGTACCGGACGCCGCTCTCCAGGAGGCCCGCAGGCGCCTGGACGCCGAGCGCCCCGAGCTCATGGACGCCCTGCGCGCCATGATCGCCAGTATCCGCCGCTTCGCCGAAGGCCAGAGGACCTGCCTCCAGGACCTCACTCTGCCCCTCCCCGGAGGCGGCACCGTGGGCGAGCGCTGGGTTCCCCTCAAGCGTGCCGGTGTCTACATCCCCGGCGGTCGGGCCTTCTACCCCTCCACCCTGGCCATGACGGTCATCCCCGCCCAGGTGGCGGGCGTCGAACGCATCGTGGGCGTCACCCCCCCGAAGCCCGAGCCCACCTTCGAGGGTGCCTGGGGCATCGATCCCCTGGTGCTGGCCTGCGCGGCGGAGTTGGGCCTCAGTGAACTCTATCCCTTCGGGGGCGCCCAGGGCCTGGGCTTCCTGGCCTACGGCGAACCCGCCGTGGACATCCTCACGGGTCCCGGGAACCGCTTCGTCTCCGAAGCCAAACGCCAGCTGGTGGGCACCTGCGGCATCGATGCCCTGGCCGGCCCCACCGAGCTTCTGGTCATCGCCGATGGCAGCGCCAACCCCGCCTGGGTGGCGGAAGACCTTCTGGGTCAGGCCGAGCATGACCCCGATGCCGCCGCCGTGCTCCTGAGCGAGGACCGCAACCTCCTGGAATCCGTGGCGAAGGAACTGGCCGAGCGCATCGAGGCCTCCCCCCGCCGGGCCATCCTGGAGCAGAGCATCCAGACCCACGGCCGCCTCATCCGGGCCGACCGCGAACTCATTGTTGCGTTCGCCCAGGCCTGGGCCCCCGAGCACCTGGAGGTCAGCGTGAAGGACCCCGAGTCCTGGCTGCCCGATCTCACCACCGCCAGCGCCCTCTTCCTGGGCACCCACACGGCGGAGGCCTTCGGGGACTACGGTGCCGGGCCTAACCATGTGCTGCCCACGGACCGGAGTGCCCGCTTCGCCAGCCCCCTGGGCGTGGCCACCTACCTCAAGCGCCAGAGCGTCCTGAACCTCGCGCCCGCCGATGCCGCCGCCATGGCGCCCTGGGTGGACCGTCTGGCCCAGGCGGAAGGTCTGGTGCACCACGGGCGCAGCGCCGCCCTCCGCTCCGGGCATAATCAGTAG
- a CDS encoding HAD family hydrolase, whose translation MSPVPPSPLSEALRLRLGAPEGGLRLGPSPAALCEAVERKLGGRVILVDETSLAPGEPNRRLLPDTEPGMLLLRRLEDSGLGLLLGEPSLLAELPDSGPLEEKSGIPPLPPTRRLLVLDIDGVLIDADRSFLEAVALTVAELRPALPWRDESFRAFKRLGGFNNDFKLAAGALALAEVHGDTDVVPLIEAAMGRGFPELEARIAVLEDAVKPVVQRHYADTIRLEKPLATLEELRSTGFELAILTGRPPEELELAWRVLGFSLPAVPDRAPHLRKPSPCGLLQLADAFQATDIVFAGDTVDDASCLRRAAAIRPELSWRFAAIGPDRARFAQSQDFSVSLLRELLPALQRETA comes from the coding sequence ATGAGCCCAGTCCCCCCATCCCCCCTGTCCGAAGCCCTCCGCCTGCGCCTGGGGGCTCCCGAGGGGGGCTTGCGCCTGGGGCCCTCCCCGGCAGCTCTGTGCGAGGCGGTGGAGCGGAAGCTCGGAGGGCGGGTGATCCTGGTGGACGAGACAAGCCTGGCCCCAGGAGAACCGAACCGCCGTCTGCTCCCGGATACCGAGCCGGGGATGCTGCTGCTCCGCAGGCTCGAAGACAGTGGCCTTGGCCTCCTCTTGGGGGAACCCTCCCTCTTGGCGGAGCTGCCGGACAGCGGCCCCCTGGAAGAAAAGTCCGGGATCCCGCCTCTGCCTCCCACCCGACGCCTCCTGGTGCTGGACATCGACGGCGTGCTGATCGATGCGGACCGCAGCTTCCTGGAAGCGGTGGCCCTCACGGTGGCGGAGCTGCGCCCGGCCCTGCCCTGGCGGGACGAGTCCTTCCGGGCCTTCAAGCGCCTGGGGGGCTTCAACAACGACTTCAAGCTGGCCGCGGGAGCCCTGGCCCTGGCGGAGGTCCATGGCGACACCGATGTGGTGCCCCTCATTGAGGCGGCCATGGGCAGGGGCTTCCCGGAACTGGAAGCCCGCATCGCCGTGCTGGAGGACGCGGTCAAGCCCGTGGTCCAGCGCCACTACGCCGATACCATCCGCCTTGAGAAACCCCTGGCCACACTTGAGGAGCTGCGCAGCACCGGCTTCGAGCTGGCCATCCTCACGGGCCGCCCCCCCGAGGAGCTGGAGCTGGCCTGGCGGGTCCTGGGCTTCAGCCTCCCGGCCGTGCCCGACCGGGCCCCCCACCTGCGCAAGCCCTCGCCCTGCGGCCTCCTGCAGCTGGCCGACGCCTTTCAGGCTACGGACATCGTCTTCGCAGGCGACACGGTGGATGACGCATCCTGTCTGCGTCGCGCCGCAGCCATCCGCCCCGAGCTCAGCTGGCGCTTCGCCGCCATCGGCCCGGACCGCGCCCGTTTCGCCCAGAGCCAGGACTTCTCCGTCAGCCTCCTCCGGGAGCTGCTGCCCGCCCTCCAGAGGGAGACCGCATGA